One Hemibagrus wyckioides isolate EC202008001 linkage group LG07, SWU_Hwy_1.0, whole genome shotgun sequence DNA segment encodes these proteins:
- the keap1a gene encoding kelch-like ECH-associated protein 1A, which translates to MICPRKKRPIKDEDFSAIVVPSMKGHGYLDYTIESHPSRALQLMDELRHHGLLCDLVLRATYKDTIMDFKVHKLVLAACSPYFKAMFTSNFQECQASEVTLRDVCPQVISRLVDYAYTSRITVGERCVLHVLLAAMRFQMEDVAKACCDFLMKNLEPSNVIGIARFAEEIGCVELHQLCREYINSHFSEVTKEEEFFSLTHCQLLELISQDSLKVLCETEVYKACIDWVRWDAEARSQYFHALLNAVRIYALPAKFLKRQLQSCPILSKANSCKDFLSKIFHDMTLRKYLPPTPYRGTKLIYMAGGYKQHSLASMEAFDPRNNTWLHLAPMAQPCSGLGASVLFGLFYTVGGRNLSMQSNADSATLSCYNPMTNQWTQLASLNTARNRVGTGELDGSIYAVGGSYGSTHHNTVERYDPETNRWTYVAPMSVARLGAGVAACGGALYVVGGFDGQNRWKTVERYQPDTNTWHHVASMNTARSGLGVVSIDSYLYAVGGYDGQWQLNTMERYNVARDVWEPMASMAHSRSAHGVTAYHDKLFVFGGFNQNGFLSSVESYCPGSNQWTYVTDMPVGRSGMGVGVTMEPCPGCLPEEEEEV; encoded by the exons ATGATATGTCCAAGGAAGAAGAGGCCCATCAAAGATGAGGATTTTTCAGCCATCGTGGTCCCCTCCATGAAAGGCCATGGTTATCTGGACTACACCATCGAGAGCCACCCTTCCAGAGCCCTTCAGCTCATGGACGAGTTGCGTCATCATGGACTGCTCTGTGACCTGGTCCTTCGAGCAACATACAAAGATACGATAATGGATTTCAAG GTGCACAAACTGGTACTGGCAGCCTGCAGCCCATACTTCAAAGCTATGTTCACCAGCAACTTCCAGGAATGCCAGGCCTCAGAGGTGACTCTCAGGGATGTTTGCCCTCAGGTGATCAGTAGGCTGGTGGACTATGCCTACACCTCCCGGATCACAGTAGGGGAAAGGTGCGTGCTGCATGTCCTGCTGGCTGCCATGCGCTTCCAAATGGAGGATGTGGCGAAAGCATGCTGTGACTTCCTGATGAAGAACCTAGAGCCCTCAAACGTCATCGGGATTGCCCGGTTTGCAGAGGAGATCGGCTGTGTCGAGCTGCATCAGCTGTGTCGGGAGTACATCAATAGTCACTTCAGTGAG GTGACCAAAGAAGAAGAGTTCTTCAGCCTGACGCATTGCCAGCTACTGGAGCTCATCAGCCAGGATAGCCTGAAGGTTCTGTGCGAGACCGAGGTCTACAAAGCCTGCATTGACTGGGTGCGGTGGGATGCCGAGGCTCGCTCTCAGTACTTCCATGCTCTGCTCAATGCCGTGCGTATTTACGCCTTGCCGGCCAAGTTCCTCAAGAGGCAGCTGCAGTCATGTCCTATCTTGAGCAAGGCCAACTCCTGCAAAGATTTCCTCTCTAAGATCTTCCACGACATGACCCTCCGCAAGTACCTGCCCCCTACTCCATACCGAGGCACCAAGTTGATCTACATGGCTGGGGGTTATAAGCAGCACTCACTTGCCTCTATGGAGGCTTTTGACCCACGAAACAACACCTGGCTGCACCTGGCACCAATGGCGCAACCGTGCAGTGGCTTGGGGGCCTCTGTACTGTTTGGGCTATTTTACACTGTGGGGGGTCGGAACCTTTCAATGCAGAGCAACGCAGATTCCGCAACACTGTCCTGCTACAACCCCATGACCAATCAGTGGACCCAGCTTGCTTCTCTTAATACAGCCAGAAATAGAGTGGGCACTGGGGAACTTGACGGGAGCATCTATGCTGTTGGAGGATCCTATGGCTCCACTCATCACAACACAGTGGAGAG gtACGATCCAGAGACAAACAGGTGGACATATGTTGCGCCAATGTCAGTGGCACGCCTGGGAGCTGGGGTAGCAGCATGTGGCGGGGCTCTGTATGTGGTGGGGGGCTTCGACGGGCAAAATCGGTGGAAAACAGTGGAACGATATCAACCAGACACCAACACTTGGCACCATGTAGCATCCATGAACACTGCCCGAAGTGGCTTAG GTGTGGTGTCTATAGATTCTTACCTCTACGCAGTGGGCGGTTACGATGGCCAATGGCAACTCAACACTATGGAGAGATATAACGTAGCTAGAGATGTCTGGGAGCCTATGGCATCCATGGCCCACAGTCGAAGTGCCCATGGAGTCACGGCCTACCATGACAAACTCTTCGTATTTG GTGGTTTCAACCAGAATGGTTTCCTGTCCAGCGTGGAGAGTTACTGCCCAGGAAGTAACCAGTGGACGTACGTGACTGACATGCCGGTGGGCCGAAGCGGGATGGGAGTGGGTGTAACTATGGAGCCATGCCCGGGCTGCCTtccagaggaagaagaagaagtatga